One Defluviitoga tunisiensis genomic window carries:
- the rimM gene encoding ribosome maturation factor RimM (Essential for efficient processing of 16S rRNA) gives MESLSNLLKDKIAVGKIINSHGVKGEVKIQPYTNVDTVIHNLVDILLYNPNNKRFFYSKVTNVKNLNKFFVLSLNGVTNMDEAKKVIGYEIYIGPENLPKLNENEYYWYEILDSEVYYEDGEYVGKVSEIIETGANDVISVRNENSDTPNQEILIPMTNYHVLQLKKKEKTIVVKKMEWYEDESE, from the coding sequence ATGGAAAGTTTAAGTAACTTATTAAAAGATAAAATTGCGGTTGGTAAAATAATAAACTCTCATGGTGTAAAAGGAGAAGTAAAAATTCAGCCATATACCAATGTTGACACTGTTATTCATAATTTGGTGGATATATTATTATATAATCCTAATAATAAAAGATTTTTTTATAGTAAAGTAACCAATGTTAAAAATTTAAATAAATTTTTTGTTTTATCTTTGAACGGGGTAACAAACATGGATGAAGCAAAAAAAGTTATAGGATACGAAATTTATATTGGGCCAGAAAATCTCCCCAAACTAAATGAAAATGAATATTACTGGTATGAAATTTTAGATTCTGAAGTATATTATGAAGACGGAGAATATGTTGGAAAAGTTTCAGAAATAATTGAAACAGGGGCTAATGATGTCATATCTGTAAGAAATGAAAATTCCGATACACCAAATCAAGAAATACTTATTCCCATGACAAATTATCATGTTCTTCAACTAAAGAAAAAAGAAAAAACAATTGTAGTTAAAAAAATGGAATGGTATGAGGATGAGTCAGAATAA
- a CDS encoding KH domain-containing protein — MKNLLLDILMKIVKYPDEVEVKEIDDEENIVYEIYVNPEDVGQIIGKDGRTIKSINIIMNAAKKEQDKKFILKVIR; from the coding sequence ATGAAAAACTTGCTTTTGGATATTTTAATGAAAATAGTAAAATATCCTGATGAAGTCGAAGTTAAGGAAATTGACGATGAAGAAAACATTGTTTATGAAATATATGTAAATCCAGAAGATGTTGGGCAGATTATAGGAAAAGATGGTAGAACAATCAAGTCAATCAATATTATTATGAATGCAGCAAAAAAAGAACAAGATAAGAAGTTTATATTAAAAGTAATAAGGTGA
- the rpsP gene encoding 30S ribosomal protein S16: MVKIRLSRMGRRHKPFYRIVVVDSRNKRTGKYIESLGFYDPLNESNQYKLDEEKALEWLLKGAQPTDTARRILKKMGVMKKYDEIKYQARVAKKNDATQDLSVIEGEVNQ; this comes from the coding sequence ATGGTAAAAATTAGATTGAGTAGAATGGGTAGGAGACACAAACCTTTTTATAGGATTGTTGTTGTAGATTCTAGAAATAAAAGAACAGGTAAGTACATCGAATCTTTAGGATTCTATGATCCTTTGAACGAGTCTAACCAATATAAACTAGATGAAGAAAAGGCTTTGGAATGGCTTTTAAAAGGAGCCCAACCGACAGATACTGCAAGAAGAATTCTTAAAAAGATGGGTGTGATGAAAAAATATGATGAAATTAAGTACCAAGCAAGAGTTGCCAAGAAGAACGATGCGACTCAAGATCTTTCAGTAATAGAAGGGGAAGTTAATCAATGA
- the ffh gene encoding signal recognition particle protein translates to MFESLQKKLSGVFKNLSGKGKLTEKNIKDAVREVKLALLEADVHYKVVKEFVEKVKEEALGEKVLESLTPDQEFIRIVRDSLIEIMGGNKNNKINISKNPAFIMLTGLQGSGKTTTAAKLANKYKKKGRNPLLVAADTYRPAAIDQLIQLGQDIGVPVFSGDKKDAVKITEDSKKYAQRNLHDIVIIDTAGRLHIDEIMMKELEEIKNILEPEEILMVVDAMVGQDAVNSAKEFNDKLDLTGFIITKLDGDSRGGVIISIQYITNKPVKLVGVGEKIDDLEEFYPERYVGRILGMGDVLSFIEKVEKEVDKEKAEEDAERFLEGKFDLEDFLDQIRQIKSLGSLSGLIEMLPNVPKDQVDIIKGEEELKKYEAIINSMTPKERKNPKILSYSRKQRIAKGSGTTIQDINRLLKNYDQLKKTMKQMKKLKGRKLMRNFPF, encoded by the coding sequence ATGTTTGAAAGTTTGCAAAAAAAGCTTTCTGGAGTTTTTAAAAATCTCTCAGGAAAAGGTAAGCTAACAGAAAAAAATATAAAAGATGCGGTTAGAGAAGTTAAATTAGCTCTTTTAGAAGCTGATGTTCACTACAAAGTGGTGAAGGAATTTGTTGAAAAAGTTAAAGAAGAAGCTTTAGGAGAAAAAGTTCTCGAAAGTCTAACCCCTGATCAGGAATTTATCAGAATAGTTAGGGATAGTTTGATAGAAATTATGGGGGGAAATAAAAATAATAAAATTAATATATCAAAAAATCCTGCTTTTATTATGCTAACAGGTCTACAAGGTAGTGGAAAAACTACCACTGCAGCTAAATTAGCCAATAAATACAAGAAAAAAGGGCGCAATCCTCTTTTGGTTGCAGCAGATACATATCGACCCGCTGCTATTGACCAACTAATTCAGTTAGGACAAGATATAGGAGTTCCCGTATTTAGTGGAGATAAAAAAGATGCTGTTAAAATTACTGAAGATAGTAAAAAGTATGCTCAACGGAATTTGCATGATATTGTAATAATTGATACTGCAGGTAGATTGCATATAGACGAAATAATGATGAAGGAATTAGAAGAAATAAAAAATATTTTAGAACCCGAAGAAATACTTATGGTAGTAGATGCAATGGTGGGTCAAGATGCAGTCAATTCTGCTAAAGAATTCAATGATAAGCTGGATTTAACAGGTTTTATAATCACTAAACTTGATGGAGATTCACGTGGTGGGGTTATAATATCTATACAATATATAACAAATAAACCCGTTAAATTAGTTGGTGTTGGAGAAAAAATTGATGATCTTGAAGAATTTTACCCTGAAAGATATGTGGGTAGAATTCTTGGAATGGGTGATGTTCTTTCTTTTATTGAAAAAGTTGAAAAAGAAGTAGATAAAGAGAAAGCTGAAGAAGATGCAGAAAGGTTTTTGGAGGGAAAGTTTGATTTAGAAGATTTTTTAGATCAAATAAGACAGATAAAAAGTTTAGGGTCTTTGTCAGGCCTAATAGAAATGTTACCTAATGTTCCCAAAGACCAGGTTGATATTATTAAAGGAGAAGAAGAGCTAAAAAAGTATGAAGCTATTATAAATTCTATGACTCCAAAGGAGAGAAAAAATCCAAAAATTCTGTCTTATTCTAGGAAGCAGAGGATAGCAAAAGGTAGTGGTACCACCATTCAAGATATAAATAGACTGTTAAAAAATTATGATCAGCTGAAAAAAACAATGAAACAAATGAAGAAATTAAAAGGAAGAAAATTAATGAGGAATTTTCCATTTTAA
- a CDS encoding DUF1292 domain-containing protein codes for MEFFTLTDEKGNENDFMFLKELEIDGKTYWICQEAIRDEEKQEMILNGVVAFAVEKEEGKIYLNSIDDEDEFKKVSDVWESIEDEVFSSFDLENESDFEEYDVDFSEDDYSQKDEDTYSKDEDEDEDEDFDEDWFIEDEDDEDYEEYDDFDDDLDDDDFKYGF; via the coding sequence ATGGAATTTTTCACCTTAACCGATGAAAAAGGTAATGAAAATGATTTTATGTTTTTAAAAGAATTAGAGATTGATGGAAAAACTTATTGGATATGTCAAGAAGCAATAAGAGATGAAGAAAAGCAAGAAATGATTTTAAATGGAGTAGTTGCTTTTGCAGTAGAAAAAGAAGAAGGAAAAATTTATTTAAATAGTATTGATGATGAAGATGAATTCAAAAAAGTTTCTGATGTTTGGGAAAGTATCGAAGATGAAGTATTTTCATCCTTTGACTTAGAAAATGAAAGCGATTTTGAAGAGTACGATGTTGATTTTAGTGAAGACGATTATTCCCAAAAAGATGAAGATACCTATAGCAAAGATGAAGATGAGGATGAAGATGAAGACTTTGACGAAGATTGGTTTATTGAAGACGAGGATGATGAGGATTATGAAGAATATGACGATTTTGATGATGATTTAGATGATGACGATTTTAAATATGGGTTTTAA
- a CDS encoding methylenetetrahydrofolate reductase, protein MKIVDVISQKGKPILSFEIIPPNRGGSILDIYNVVDGLMNFSPSFINVTKHANEVEYLENGLEVNKIIVNKRPGTVGISAALKNRYNVDVVPHLICVGFNKYQLEDILIDLHYLGIENVFVVRGDKNRYTFREFDEHKYACDLVEQIVNLNKGIYVYPTRYNYSTDFCIGVAGYPEKHFESPNLEKDLDNLKLKIELGAQFIITQMFFDVNYYINFLDKISERGINVPVIPGLKPIVSKKSLYNIPKSFFVNIPKELVEAFDEAKTPKDEFNVGVKHTIKMIEELLSSGVPGVHIFTMGKGDAVKEVLREFQNVF, encoded by the coding sequence ATGAAAATTGTTGATGTAATTAGTCAAAAAGGTAAACCAATACTCTCCTTTGAAATTATTCCTCCAAATAGAGGAGGAAGTATATTAGATATTTATAATGTAGTCGATGGATTAATGAATTTTTCTCCATCTTTTATAAATGTTACTAAGCATGCTAACGAAGTTGAATATTTAGAAAATGGTTTAGAAGTTAATAAGATAATTGTAAATAAACGTCCAGGCACAGTTGGAATTAGTGCCGCTCTTAAAAACAGATATAACGTAGATGTAGTTCCTCATCTTATCTGTGTGGGATTCAATAAATATCAATTAGAAGATATATTAATTGATTTACATTATCTTGGGATTGAAAATGTATTTGTGGTTCGAGGAGATAAAAACAGGTATACCTTTAGAGAATTTGACGAGCATAAATATGCTTGTGATTTAGTCGAACAGATTGTTAACCTTAACAAAGGTATTTATGTATATCCGACAAGATATAATTACTCTACAGATTTTTGCATAGGTGTTGCTGGATATCCTGAGAAACATTTTGAATCACCTAATTTAGAAAAGGATTTAGATAATTTAAAATTAAAAATAGAATTAGGTGCCCAGTTCATTATTACCCAGATGTTTTTTGATGTTAATTATTATATAAATTTTCTTGACAAAATAAGTGAACGAGGTATTAATGTTCCAGTAATACCTGGTTTAAAACCGATAGTATCTAAAAAATCCTTATATAATATTCCTAAATCTTTTTTTGTAAACATTCCGAAAGAATTAGTTGAAGCTTTTGATGAGGCAAAAACGCCAAAAGACGAGTTTAATGTTGGGGTTAAACATACAATAAAAATGATTGAAGAATTATTATCTAGCGGCGTACCTGGTGTACATATTTTCACAATGGGAAAAGGAGATGCTGTAAAAGAAGTATTACGAGAGTTTCAAAATGTGTTTTAA
- the ppdK gene encoding pyruvate, phosphate dikinase, protein MSKKYVYVWNNRRVEGNAKMKDILGGKGANLAEMALLGLPVPPGFTISTEVCKYYWDNGMKLPDDLKPAVEQAMHELEEVLGKKFGDNDNPLLVSVRSGAAVSMPGMMDTILNLGLNDVSVQGLAKQTNNERFAWDSYRRFIQMFGDVSLEIPHAKFEEALNKVKREKGVKTDIELDAEDFKKVVELYKKIYQEEGKSFPQDPMEQLWISIEAVFRSWNNPRAIKYRQINKLDDKNFLGTAVNVVAMVFGNMGEDSGTGVVFTRDPSTGEKKYYGEFLMNAQGEDVVAGIRTPQPLDELKNIMPDVYKELTEIMDKLEHHFRDMQDIEFTVERGKLYILQTRNGKRTPAAAVKIAVDLVKEGLINKQEAVMRVDPADIEKLLHPVFDPEELKRAQYIGKGLPASPGAATGKIVFSAEEAEEMAKKGEQVILVRPETSAEDVGGMNAAQGILTNRGGMTSHAAVVARGMGKTAVVGAENILIDLKNRLIKANGVVIKDKEWISIDGNEGKVYAGKVKTIRPEGLAGELATLLDYADEVSDLGVRANADVPRDAKVAREYGAQGIGLCRTEHMFFGPERINKMRRMIVSKSEEQRRKALEELLPYQIEDFKGLFKEMEGFSVTIRLLDPPLHEFVPETDEQIKELAKTLGITEEELRQTVKELEEFNPMMGHRGVRVAITYPEIAEMQTKAILLAAIELMKEGKKVHPEIMIPLVGNVKEFTILKDSITQIADELIKEHNVDLEYKVGTMIEVPRACVVADQIGEQADFFSFGTNDLTQLGLGFSRDDYGKFINDYIEKGIYEKDPFQHIDREGVGKLIKIALDGGRSTNPHLKVGICGEHGGDPESIEFAHLVGLDYVSCSPYRVPVARLAAAQAAAKYKRGKKVNY, encoded by the coding sequence ATGTCAAAGAAATACGTATATGTTTGGAATAATCGCAGAGTCGAAGGAAATGCCAAGATGAAAGATATTTTAGGTGGTAAAGGTGCAAACCTTGCTGAAATGGCATTGCTTGGACTACCAGTACCACCAGGATTTACAATTTCTACAGAGGTTTGTAAGTATTATTGGGATAATGGTATGAAACTCCCAGATGATTTGAAACCTGCAGTTGAGCAAGCTATGCATGAATTAGAAGAGGTTTTAGGTAAAAAGTTTGGGGATAATGATAATCCTTTACTTGTTTCTGTTCGTTCTGGAGCAGCAGTTTCAATGCCTGGAATGATGGATACCATTCTTAATTTGGGTTTAAACGATGTATCGGTTCAAGGATTAGCTAAACAGACTAATAACGAAAGATTTGCTTGGGATTCGTACAGAAGGTTTATACAGATGTTTGGAGATGTATCGCTAGAAATCCCTCATGCAAAATTTGAAGAAGCCTTGAACAAAGTAAAAAGAGAAAAGGGAGTAAAAACTGATATAGAGTTAGATGCAGAAGATTTCAAAAAAGTTGTTGAATTATATAAGAAAATATATCAGGAAGAAGGAAAATCCTTCCCTCAAGACCCAATGGAACAGTTATGGATTTCAATTGAAGCGGTATTTAGAAGTTGGAATAACCCAAGAGCCATAAAATATAGGCAAATTAATAAATTAGACGATAAAAACTTCTTAGGAACAGCAGTTAACGTTGTTGCAATGGTTTTTGGAAATATGGGAGAAGATAGTGGCACTGGTGTTGTATTTACGAGAGATCCAAGTACTGGAGAAAAGAAATATTATGGTGAATTTTTAATGAACGCTCAAGGTGAGGACGTTGTGGCTGGTATTAGAACTCCTCAACCTTTGGATGAATTAAAAAATATAATGCCAGATGTATATAAAGAATTAACTGAAATAATGGATAAATTAGAACACCATTTTAGAGATATGCAAGATATTGAATTTACTGTTGAAAGAGGTAAACTATATATCTTACAAACAAGGAATGGTAAAAGAACCCCTGCTGCTGCTGTTAAAATAGCAGTTGATTTAGTAAAAGAAGGGTTAATTAATAAGCAAGAAGCTGTTATGAGGGTAGATCCAGCAGATATCGAAAAACTACTACATCCAGTATTTGATCCTGAAGAACTAAAAAGAGCCCAATATATTGGAAAAGGATTGCCAGCATCACCAGGTGCAGCAACAGGAAAGATTGTTTTTAGTGCAGAAGAAGCTGAAGAAATGGCAAAAAAAGGAGAACAAGTTATTCTTGTTAGACCAGAAACATCTGCTGAAGACGTTGGCGGTATGAACGCTGCACAAGGTATTTTAACCAATCGTGGAGGTATGACTTCACATGCTGCAGTTGTAGCTAGAGGTATGGGTAAAACAGCTGTAGTGGGAGCAGAAAATATATTAATAGATTTGAAGAATAGACTTATTAAAGCAAATGGTGTTGTTATAAAAGATAAAGAATGGATCTCAATAGATGGTAATGAAGGAAAAGTTTATGCTGGTAAAGTTAAGACTATAAGACCTGAAGGATTAGCAGGAGAACTTGCAACTTTACTTGATTATGCAGATGAAGTTTCCGATTTAGGTGTTCGAGCAAATGCTGATGTACCAAGAGATGCCAAAGTGGCTAGAGAATATGGTGCTCAAGGAATAGGTCTTTGTAGAACTGAACATATGTTCTTTGGCCCTGAAAGAATTAATAAAATGAGAAGGATGATAGTTTCAAAGAGTGAAGAACAGAGAAGAAAAGCTTTGGAAGAACTTCTTCCATATCAGATTGAAGATTTTAAAGGTTTATTCAAAGAGATGGAAGGATTCTCTGTTACTATTAGGCTCTTAGATCCTCCTTTACATGAATTTGTTCCTGAAACAGATGAACAGATAAAAGAATTAGCAAAAACTTTGGGAATCACTGAAGAAGAATTAAGGCAAACGGTTAAAGAACTTGAAGAATTTAATCCAATGATGGGTCATAGAGGGGTAAGAGTTGCAATCACTTATCCTGAGATAGCTGAAATGCAAACAAAAGCAATACTTCTTGCAGCTATAGAATTAATGAAAGAGGGAAAGAAGGTACATCCAGAAATAATGATTCCTCTAGTTGGAAATGTCAAAGAGTTTACAATTTTAAAAGATTCTATAACTCAGATAGCTGACGAACTCATCAAGGAACACAACGTTGATTTAGAATACAAGGTTGGTACAATGATTGAAGTACCGAGAGCTTGTGTAGTTGCAGATCAGATTGGTGAACAAGCTGATTTCTTCAGTTTTGGTACAAACGACCTTACTCAATTAGGATTAGGTTTCTCAAGAGATGACTATGGAAAGTTTATCAACGACTATATTGAAAAAGGAATATATGAAAAGGATCCATTTCAGCATATTGATAGAGAAGGTGTTGGTAAACTAATTAAAATAGCTCTAGATGGTGGAAGGTCAACTAATCCACATCTAAAAGTTGGAATTTGTGGTGAGCATGGAGGAGATCCTGAATCTATTGAATTTGCACATTTAGTGGGTTTGGATTATGTAAGTTGTTCACCATATAGAGTTCCAGTTGCACGATTAGCAGCGGCTCAAGCAGCTGCAAAGTATAAAAGAGGTAAAAAAGTAAATTATTAA
- a CDS encoding metallophosphoesterase, translating into MKVYMSDLHIGLGNESDDFIYDARLIKLLNELIEMNSDDTELYIVGDFFELTNAVNDGYMANTAVEYAQQCDVNVIDEIINNHKKLIETFQRFSKKNRIYYIVGNHDYYFLFNKKICDKIKEIFKKCEIVPYYYDEEFELFLIHGNQFDPVNRLSKDQNNNILPSFSEYMTKYMNHHFGNIAVEILSEELYSEYQNIYPQLDVFKWLDNLKEKYLLNYDLKKEWIKVFTRLIKTPQVKRWLKVNYPGVNVLSNIFVNNMGGLKLGEAIVRLGMFFRSMNNSNYLLMNAEKLLNESFYIPKEYLIGFGENDIALEEDKVKFLIMGHNHRASLNMIDNSPVEKVYVNTGTWKYRVSRNLGINKNEFVKKKLISYLYVEQKNNRLNFKMIKEEAF; encoded by the coding sequence ATGAAAGTATATATGAGTGATCTACATATTGGCTTAGGAAATGAAAGTGATGATTTTATTTATGACGCTAGACTAATCAAGTTATTAAATGAACTAATTGAGATGAATAGCGATGATACTGAGTTATATATAGTTGGAGATTTTTTTGAGTTAACAAATGCAGTAAATGATGGTTATATGGCTAATACAGCAGTTGAGTATGCTCAACAATGTGATGTCAATGTAATTGATGAAATCATTAATAATCATAAAAAGTTAATTGAAACATTCCAACGTTTTTCAAAGAAAAATAGAATTTATTATATAGTTGGAAATCATGATTATTACTTTCTTTTCAATAAAAAAATTTGTGACAAAATAAAGGAAATATTCAAGAAGTGTGAAATAGTTCCGTATTACTATGATGAGGAATTTGAGCTTTTCTTAATTCATGGAAACCAATTCGACCCTGTGAATAGGTTGAGTAAAGATCAAAACAATAATATTTTACCTTCTTTTTCTGAATATATGACTAAATACATGAATCATCATTTTGGAAATATAGCTGTAGAAATTCTTTCCGAAGAGCTGTATTCTGAATATCAGAATATTTATCCTCAACTGGATGTTTTTAAATGGCTTGACAATCTAAAAGAAAAATATTTATTGAACTATGATTTAAAAAAAGAATGGATAAAAGTTTTTACCCGACTTATTAAAACTCCCCAAGTAAAAAGGTGGTTGAAGGTAAATTATCCTGGAGTGAATGTGTTATCAAATATTTTTGTAAATAATATGGGGGGGTTAAAACTAGGAGAGGCAATTGTAAGGTTGGGGATGTTTTTTAGAAGTATGAATAATTCAAATTATCTTTTAATGAATGCTGAAAAACTTTTAAATGAAAGTTTTTATATACCTAAAGAATACCTGATAGGTTTCGGAGAAAATGATATCGCTTTGGAAGAAGATAAAGTTAAATTTTTAATTATGGGGCATAATCATAGAGCATCACTAAATATGATAGATAATAGCCCTGTTGAAAAAGTTTATGTAAATACAGGTACCTGGAAATATAGAGTTAGTAGAAATTTAGGAATAAACAAGAATGAATTCGTAAAAAAGAAACTCATCTCATATTTATATGTAGAACAAAAAAATAACAGGCTTAATTTTAAAATGATAAAAGAAGAAGCATTTTAA
- the gcvH gene encoding glycine cleavage system protein GcvH — protein MKKFTETHEYVIVNGNIAVVGISKKAADELGDVTYVELPQIGRTVKKGDILCTIESVKAAEDVYAPISGKIIEVNNDLEDSPEIINEDAEDKGWIAKIEISNPSEIEELLDEEPEI, from the coding sequence ATGAAAAAATTTACGGAAACTCATGAATATGTAATAGTTAATGGCAATATTGCTGTTGTTGGTATTTCAAAAAAGGCTGCAGATGAATTAGGGGATGTTACATATGTTGAATTGCCTCAAATTGGAAGAACCGTAAAAAAGGGTGACATACTTTGTACAATAGAATCAGTTAAAGCTGCGGAAGATGTTTATGCCCCTATAAGTGGAAAAATAATTGAAGTAAATAATGACTTAGAAGACTCTCCAGAAATAATTAATGAGGATGCAGAAGATAAGGGATGGATAGCTAAAATAGAAATATCTAATCCTTCTGAAATTGAAGAACTTTTGGATGAAGAACCAGAAATTTAA
- a CDS encoding calcium-transporting P-type ATPase, PMR1-type, with protein sequence MASFHTKDVEEVIKELDTNIRGLSSSEVEKRIQKYGYNELEEKKGKTFFQMFISQFKDFMIIILLIAVAISLLVGEVIDAAIILAIVVLNALLGSIQENRANEALKALKKLSTPHAKVLRDGEVKVVSSKEIVPGDIVLLEAGDFVPADGRLIEAAALKVNESSLTGESVPVEKQIDPLDSENVSLGDRINMVFAGTTVVYGRGKMVVTGTGMNTEMGKIASMMGEEEETIPLQERLNKLGKTLGIAALFICALIFLIGYLRGTPILEMFLTSISLAVAAIPEGLPAIVTITLAIGVQRLAKRNAIIRKLPAVETLGSANVICTDKTGTLTLNQMTVTHVYIDNNIKRFKDINDDNRIFKLIATSALCTDARISEEGKKIGDPTEVALVAALKKLGKEKVELENKYRRIDELPFDSDRKLMTTVHKYEDKFISITKGAPEYLISRCSHIDDNGKIRPIKQEDLQNIDKANEDLARNGMRILAVTYKFLQDDNFDREELEKNLVFLGLIGMIDPPRPEAKEAIRKCDLAGITTVMITGDHKLTAEAIAKSLGILHEGEKVITGEELDKMDFDELVKNIKKIRVYARVAPEHKVMIVKAWQKNGAIVAMTGDGVNDAPALSQADIGVAMGITGTEVAKEAADMVLTDDNFATIVSAVEEGRTIYSNIRKSVRYLLSCNIAEILTVFIATLMGLGQPLLAIHLLWINLVTDSLPALALGMEPPTKDVMIAKPRRRDESIFADGLGIQVLIEGIIMSLLSITAFMIGRTHSLETAETMTFMTLVFSQLFHALNARSNKESLFKINFFSNKFLIGSIGIGILLQLTLDTPFLSKIFEISVLNMNQWLWVLALSFVFVILVEIEKIFLRLFHKKPDKEFITQQL encoded by the coding sequence ATGGCAAGTTTCCACACCAAGGATGTTGAAGAAGTTATAAAAGAATTAGATACAAATATCAGAGGTTTATCATCCAGCGAAGTCGAAAAAAGAATTCAAAAATATGGTTATAATGAATTAGAAGAGAAAAAAGGGAAAACCTTTTTTCAAATGTTTATTAGTCAATTCAAGGACTTCATGATCATTATTTTATTAATAGCTGTAGCTATTTCTTTACTTGTTGGAGAAGTTATAGATGCCGCCATAATTTTAGCAATCGTGGTTCTTAACGCCTTATTAGGTTCCATTCAAGAAAATAGGGCTAATGAAGCCTTAAAAGCTCTTAAAAAGTTGTCTACTCCACACGCTAAAGTACTGAGAGATGGTGAAGTTAAAGTGGTGTCATCTAAAGAAATTGTACCAGGAGATATTGTGTTATTGGAAGCAGGAGACTTTGTACCGGCTGACGGAAGACTCATAGAAGCTGCCGCTCTCAAAGTAAACGAATCATCGCTTACAGGGGAATCCGTTCCTGTAGAAAAACAGATTGATCCTCTAGATTCTGAAAATGTGAGTTTAGGGGACAGAATAAATATGGTATTTGCTGGCACTACAGTTGTCTATGGACGTGGAAAGATGGTCGTTACTGGTACTGGAATGAATACCGAAATGGGAAAAATAGCTTCGATGATGGGTGAAGAAGAGGAAACAATTCCTCTACAAGAAAGATTAAATAAATTAGGTAAAACTTTGGGTATAGCGGCTCTATTCATTTGTGCCTTAATTTTTCTTATTGGTTATTTAAGAGGTACACCAATTCTGGAAATGTTTTTAACTTCTATTAGTTTGGCAGTAGCGGCTATTCCTGAAGGTCTTCCCGCTATAGTTACCATTACACTCGCTATTGGAGTCCAGAGGCTCGCAAAGAGAAATGCTATAATACGTAAACTTCCAGCAGTAGAAACTCTTGGAAGTGCAAATGTAATTTGTACTGATAAAACAGGAACACTTACCTTAAACCAAATGACTGTAACACATGTTTATATTGATAATAACATTAAGAGATTTAAAGATATAAACGACGATAATAGGATCTTTAAGCTAATTGCGACTTCAGCTCTTTGTACAGATGCGAGAATTAGTGAAGAAGGTAAGAAAATTGGAGATCCAACCGAAGTTGCTTTAGTTGCAGCCCTTAAGAAACTAGGTAAAGAAAAAGTCGAACTGGAAAATAAATATCGTCGAATTGATGAACTTCCTTTTGACTCTGATAGAAAGCTTATGACAACAGTGCATAAATATGAAGATAAATTTATTTCTATTACAAAAGGAGCTCCTGAATATTTAATTTCAAGATGTTCTCATATAGATGACAATGGAAAAATAAGGCCTATCAAGCAAGAAGACTTACAAAATATTGATAAAGCCAATGAAGATCTTGCTAGAAATGGCATGAGAATTTTGGCAGTAACATATAAATTCCTTCAGGATGATAATTTTGATAGGGAAGAATTAGAAAAGAACCTTGTTTTCTTAGGCCTTATTGGTATGATAGATCCTCCTAGACCTGAAGCCAAGGAAGCTATTAGAAAATGTGATTTAGCAGGTATCACAACTGTAATGATTACAGGAGATCATAAACTTACAGCAGAGGCTATTGCTAAAAGTTTAGGGATTCTTCATGAAGGAGAAAAGGTAATTACTGGAGAAGAACTTGACAAAATGGATTTCGATGAGTTAGTAAAAAATATAAAAAAGATTAGAGTTTATGCGAGAGTTGCACCAGAACATAAGGTTATGATAGTTAAGGCTTGGCAAAAAAATGGCGCTATCGTTGCAATGACTGGAGATGGAGTTAACGATGCACCTGCTCTTTCTCAAGCTGATATTGGTGTCGCTATGGGAATAACAGGAACAGAGGTAGCCAAAGAAGCTGCAGATATGGTCTTAACAGACGACAATTTTGCTACAATTGTGTCTGCTGTTGAAGAAGGTAGAACTATATATTCAAATATACGTAAATCCGTTAGATATCTACTTTCTTGTAACATCGCAGAAATTCTTACTGTTTTTATTGCGACTTTGATGGGATTAGGTCAACCTCTGCTTGCAATCCATCTTTTATGGATTAATCTTGTTACTGATAGCCTTCCAGCTTTAGCTTTAGGAATGGAACCACCAACAAAAGACGTTATGATTGCTAAACCCCGAAGAAGAGATGAAAGCATATTTGCTGATGGATTAGGTATCCAAGTTCTAATTGAAGGAATTATAATGAGCCTTTTATCTATAACTGCTTTTATGATTGGAAGAACGCATAGTCTTGAAACTGCTGAAACTATGACTTTTATGACTTTAGTATTTTCACAGCTATTTCATGCCTTAAATGCACGTTCAAACAAAGAATCATTATTTAAAATAAATTTTTTCAGCAACAAATTCCTGATAGGGTCAATAGGCATAGGAATTCTCCTACAATTAACTTTAGATACACCTTTCTTAAGTAAGATTTTTGAGATATCTGTGCTCAATATGAATCAATGGTTATGGGTTTTAGCACTTTCTTTTGTATTTGTTATTCTTGTAGAAATTGAAAAGATCTTCTTAAGATTATTTCATAAAAAACCTGATAAAGAATTTATAACTCAACAACTATAA